In one Sphingomonas hankookensis genomic region, the following are encoded:
- the queF gene encoding preQ(1) synthase, whose protein sequence is MDPKFLGQASPLPTTPEAAELDYVPNPRSTPYLVRFTAPEFTSLCPVTGQPDFAHLVIDYVPGETIVESKSLKLFLGSFRNHAAFHEDCTVGIAERLVAEMQPVWLRIGGYWYPRGGIPIDVFWQSGEPPKAVWIPDQDVPGYRGRG, encoded by the coding sequence ATGGACCCGAAATTCCTTGGCCAGGCCAGCCCGCTTCCGACCACTCCGGAAGCCGCCGAACTCGATTATGTTCCCAACCCGCGCAGCACGCCCTATCTGGTGCGCTTCACCGCGCCGGAATTCACCTCGCTCTGCCCGGTGACCGGCCAGCCGGATTTCGCGCATCTGGTGATCGACTATGTGCCCGGGGAGACGATCGTCGAATCGAAATCGCTGAAGCTCTTCCTTGGCAGCTTCCGCAACCATGCCGCCTTCCACGAGGATTGCACCGTCGGCATCGCCGAACGGCTGGTGGCGGAAATGCAGCCGGTATGGCTGCGCATCGGCGGCTATTGGTATCCGCGCGGGGGCATTCCGATCGACGTGTTCTGGCAGTCGGGGGAACCTCCCAAGGCGGTATGGATTCCGGATCAGGACGTGCCGGGATATCGCGGCCGGGGCTGA
- a CDS encoding cryptochrome/photolyase family protein: MERVLIPILGDQLSFHLSSLADADPDDTTILMMEVVEEATYVRHHPKKIAFLFAAMRHHAAALEEAGWSVDYVRLDDPDNAGSFTGEIARAVERHDPTRIVVTEAGEWRVQVMLEAWETIFGIPVAIRPDTRFICSHDRFNAWADDRRELRMEFFYREMRRETGLLMDGAKPVGGKWNFDRDNRKPARRDLLIPRPLSFKPDAVTQDVLALVADRFGDHVGTLDGFDFAVTRKDALRQQRAFLTHALPGFGDNQDAMLTGEPYLWHAVLSPYINAGLLDPLDLCKAVEKEYDAGKVPINAAEGFIRQIIGWREFVRGIYWREGPDYVTRNFLGAKRDLPGFYWTGETDMHCLSQAIGQTLDHAYAHHIQRLMVTGNFALLIGAEPQQVHRWYLEVYADAYEWVELPNTLGMSQFGDGGLLGSKPYASSGAYIDRMSDYCGPCRYDVKQRTGPDACPFNALYWDFIARNREKLGNNPRMAMPYRTWDKMAEETRQELRGQAKGFLQALDKLPKYAG; encoded by the coding sequence ATGGAACGGGTGCTGATCCCGATACTGGGCGACCAATTGTCGTTCCATCTGTCGTCGCTGGCCGATGCCGACCCCGATGACACCACGATCCTGATGATGGAGGTGGTGGAGGAAGCGACCTATGTCCGCCATCACCCCAAGAAGATCGCGTTCCTGTTCGCCGCGATGCGCCACCATGCTGCCGCCTTGGAAGAGGCGGGCTGGAGCGTCGATTATGTCCGGCTCGACGATCCCGACAATGCCGGCAGCTTTACCGGAGAGATTGCCCGCGCGGTCGAGCGGCATGATCCGACGCGGATCGTCGTCACCGAAGCCGGCGAATGGCGGGTGCAGGTGATGCTGGAGGCGTGGGAGACGATCTTCGGCATTCCCGTCGCGATCCGCCCCGACACGCGCTTCATTTGCTCGCACGACCGGTTCAACGCCTGGGCAGACGACCGGCGCGAGCTGCGCATGGAGTTCTTCTATCGCGAGATGCGGCGTGAGACCGGGCTGCTGATGGACGGGGCGAAGCCGGTCGGGGGCAAATGGAATTTCGACCGCGACAATCGCAAACCCGCACGCCGCGACCTGCTGATCCCCCGCCCGCTGTCGTTCAAGCCAGATGCGGTGACGCAGGACGTGCTGGCGCTGGTCGCCGACCGGTTCGGCGACCATGTCGGCACGCTCGACGGGTTCGACTTCGCAGTGACGCGCAAGGATGCGTTGCGCCAGCAACGTGCCTTCCTCACCCATGCGCTGCCCGGCTTCGGTGACAATCAGGACGCGATGCTGACCGGCGAGCCCTATCTGTGGCACGCCGTTCTTTCGCCATACATCAATGCCGGGCTGCTCGATCCGCTCGACCTCTGCAAGGCGGTCGAGAAGGAATATGATGCGGGCAAGGTGCCGATCAACGCGGCGGAAGGGTTCATCCGGCAGATCATCGGCTGGCGCGAATTCGTCCGCGGCATCTATTGGCGTGAGGGGCCGGACTATGTCACCCGCAACTTTCTCGGCGCCAAACGCGACCTGCCGGGCTTCTACTGGACCGGGGAGACCGACATGCACTGCCTGTCCCAGGCGATCGGGCAGACGCTGGACCATGCCTATGCCCATCATATCCAGCGGTTGATGGTCACCGGCAATTTCGCGCTGCTGATCGGCGCCGAGCCGCAACAGGTGCATCGCTGGTATCTGGAGGTCTATGCCGATGCCTATGAATGGGTCGAACTGCCCAATACGCTGGGGATGAGCCAGTTCGGCGATGGCGGGCTGCTGGGGTCGAAGCCCTATGCCTCGTCGGGGGCCTATATCGACCGGATGTCGGATTATTGCGGTCCCTGCCGCTATGACGTGAAGCAGCGTACCGGTCCCGATGCATGCCCGTTCAACGCGCTGTACTGGGACTTCATCGCGCGCAATCGCGAGAAGCTGGGCAACAATCCGCGCATGGCGATGCCATACCGGACGTGGGACAAGATGGCTGAGGAGACCCGGCAGGAACTGCGCGGCCAGGCGAAGGGGTTTTTGCAGGCCTTGGACAAGCTACCGAAATATGCGGGGTAA